The following coding sequences lie in one Corynebacterium humireducens NBRC 106098 = DSM 45392 genomic window:
- a CDS encoding very short patch repair endonuclease, which produces MNDPSPEPTVGERPKPLNLLVRDQMRRMPRAGSAIERAVRSELHRRGLRFRVNYRGLPGTPDIAFTRARIAVFIDGCFWHACPVHGTWPVNNRDWWRAKLLRNQQRDREKDAALEEMGWLPLHYWEHDDPEEIADEIEWVWRDLTRRSR; this is translated from the coding sequence ATGAACGATCCCTCCCCTGAGCCGACGGTGGGGGAGCGCCCGAAGCCGCTCAATCTCCTTGTCCGCGACCAGATGCGGAGGATGCCGCGGGCGGGGTCGGCCATCGAGAGGGCGGTACGGTCCGAGCTGCACCGCCGCGGCCTGCGATTCAGGGTCAACTACCGCGGCCTCCCGGGCACCCCTGACATCGCCTTCACCCGTGCCCGGATCGCGGTTTTCATCGACGGGTGCTTCTGGCACGCCTGTCCGGTCCACGGGACATGGCCGGTTAACAACAGGGACTGGTGGCGGGCTAAGCTGCTCAGGAATCAGCAACGTGATCGTGAGAAGGACGCCGCCCTCGAGGAGATGGGATGGCTACCGCTCCACTACTGGGAGCACGACGATCCGGAGGAGATTGCCGACGAGATCGAGTGGGTGTGGCGAGACCTCACCCGCAGAAGTCGATAG
- the dcm gene encoding DNA cytosine methyltransferase, whose translation MKKFDEFAVKQIRGPYVKLPLHPDHCATVEELVDYAGRRRAAGAILGADLFAGAGGLSQGLVDAGIEVVFGVDHYHYAVETHAARFPGMSVDWDLATSENVQRVAEVMRTAGIEVLAGGPPCQPFSKAGRSGIRYLVERGERDPIDARRDLWRAYLEVVQLARPKIVIMENVPDMALDNEMFILRSMIEELEQIGYSVSERVIDTWRYGVPQFRQRLILVALRDNLRFDWPEETTKKVTVWNAIGEMPEVEGGWRPPGGADGWAEYKGPRTEFQRHMRRGVSPEEANRLYDHITRPVREDDREAFELMTAETKYSELPRHLRRYRSDIFDDKYKRLDENDLSRTITAHIAKDGYGFIHPRQSRTLTVREAARLQTFPDDFRFSGPPSAAFRQIGNAVPVRLGAAIGEAALHALQRGSKKTVQAREISMVLANWYRDLPEDALLQPWLRTGDRWKILICEIFLERASREELRMIWPLIKDLPGPVPGQPVPEETLKVLRSVFTGRRFEKRITRLEKLVEEIRQDPDALWQPRISREQLPSVNPALIDVLELSAPTADGDGNRSEEPVIVAKGVLRITTRFQGMDTETRNKLSEGRLSIARMLGMNEHARAAHLALFELSRTVCTIESPACHVCPLKRKCQRFGLPEDDGQKELF comes from the coding sequence GTGAAGAAGTTCGATGAGTTCGCGGTAAAGCAGATCCGCGGCCCCTACGTGAAGCTGCCACTCCACCCGGATCACTGTGCAACTGTCGAGGAACTCGTCGACTACGCCGGCAGGCGAAGGGCCGCAGGAGCGATTCTCGGGGCTGATCTTTTCGCCGGTGCGGGTGGTCTGAGCCAGGGACTGGTCGATGCAGGCATCGAGGTCGTGTTCGGTGTCGACCACTACCACTATGCGGTGGAAACCCACGCCGCCCGTTTCCCAGGGATGTCGGTTGACTGGGACCTCGCGACCTCAGAGAACGTGCAGCGGGTGGCCGAGGTCATGAGGACCGCGGGGATTGAGGTCCTCGCGGGCGGACCTCCGTGCCAGCCCTTCTCCAAGGCTGGTCGATCAGGAATCCGTTACCTGGTTGAACGAGGCGAGCGGGATCCGATCGACGCACGCCGCGATCTCTGGCGTGCCTACCTTGAGGTGGTGCAGCTGGCGCGGCCGAAGATCGTCATCATGGAGAATGTCCCGGACATGGCTCTCGACAACGAGATGTTCATTCTCCGGAGCATGATCGAGGAACTCGAGCAGATCGGATACAGCGTCTCCGAACGCGTCATCGATACCTGGCGCTACGGCGTGCCCCAGTTCCGCCAGCGTCTCATTCTGGTGGCTCTCCGGGACAACCTGCGGTTCGACTGGCCGGAGGAGACCACGAAGAAGGTGACGGTGTGGAACGCCATCGGTGAGATGCCCGAGGTAGAGGGTGGCTGGCGCCCTCCGGGGGGAGCCGACGGTTGGGCCGAGTACAAGGGCCCTCGCACCGAATTTCAGAGGCACATGCGGCGGGGCGTTTCTCCTGAGGAGGCCAACAGACTCTACGACCACATCACCCGGCCGGTCCGGGAGGATGATCGTGAGGCCTTTGAGCTGATGACCGCCGAGACGAAGTACTCGGAACTACCGAGGCATCTGCGGCGCTACCGTTCAGACATCTTCGACGACAAGTACAAGCGTCTGGACGAGAATGACCTTTCCCGCACCATCACCGCGCATATCGCCAAGGACGGGTACGGGTTCATTCACCCACGTCAGTCCCGGACCCTGACAGTCAGGGAGGCTGCGCGTCTCCAGACGTTCCCTGATGACTTTCGTTTCAGCGGCCCTCCCAGTGCTGCCTTCAGGCAGATCGGAAATGCAGTACCTGTCCGACTGGGGGCCGCAATCGGTGAGGCTGCGCTCCATGCGCTTCAGCGGGGCAGCAAGAAAACGGTGCAGGCCCGGGAGATCTCGATGGTTCTCGCCAACTGGTACCGGGATCTCCCTGAGGATGCTCTCCTGCAACCGTGGCTACGGACCGGTGACCGGTGGAAGATCCTCATCTGTGAGATCTTCCTCGAGAGGGCGTCCCGGGAAGAACTGCGGATGATCTGGCCCCTCATCAAGGATCTGCCCGGTCCTGTACCCGGTCAACCGGTTCCCGAGGAGACCCTCAAGGTACTCAGGTCGGTATTCACGGGAAGGCGTTTCGAGAAGCGGATCACGCGTCTCGAGAAACTGGTCGAGGAGATTCGGCAGGACCCGGATGCCCTGTGGCAGCCGCGTATCAGCAGGGAACAGCTTCCCTCTGTGAATCCCGCTCTCATTGACGTCCTGGAACTCTCAGCTCCCACCGCTGATGGAGACGGCAACAGGAGTGAGGAACCGGTGATCGTGGCAAAAGGCGTCCTCCGGATCACCACGCGTTTCCAGGGGATGGATACCGAGACCAGAAACAAACTCTCGGAGGGCCGGCTGAGCATTGCCCGCATGCTCGGTATGAATGAGCACGCCCGGGCTGCTCACCTCGCACTCTTCGAGCTGAGCCGGACCGTCTGCACGATCGAATCACCGGCGTGCCATGTCTGTCCTCTGAAGCGAAAATGTCAGCGATTCGGGTTGCCTGAGGATGACGGGCAGAAGGAGCTTTTCTAG
- a CDS encoding ATP-binding protein has product MPNRLSVAPSARRLTNSLRDIGYSFESAVADLVDNSVAAGADQITIEIHFEGRGSYLTIADNGAGMHDDHINEAMRFGSRREYDDGDLGRYGLGLKTASLSQCRRLEVVSRGNRLSSPVARAIDLDFIQAVDDWVTLDISEEPEALAAASLIKGNSGSVVVWRKLDRLLPAKSPEGGWARRRIEGLGPKLEAHLSMVFHRFLSGEAGTKISISVNDVDLEPWDPFCRDEAAAETLDVDEFEIEHGEVSDTVTLRRYLLPPREDFSSREAFEQASGPEKWNRQQGLYIYRANRLVQWGGWAGIRTIDEHTKSARASLDFGTKLDEAFNINVAKMRVNLPGQLRKMMTRPINELCIAADAAYRRSSPRIVTEISEAPKKPFALGGDESGAAIGLALRTAAARTGNFEALEAISSLIRSEMPELARHLGFD; this is encoded by the coding sequence ATGCCCAACCGTCTCTCCGTCGCGCCCTCGGCACGCCGTCTCACCAACTCGCTTCGTGACATCGGATACAGCTTTGAATCTGCCGTAGCAGACCTTGTCGACAACAGCGTGGCCGCCGGTGCTGATCAGATCACCATCGAAATCCACTTTGAAGGTCGGGGTTCCTACCTGACCATCGCAGATAACGGTGCCGGCATGCACGACGATCACATCAATGAAGCCATGCGTTTCGGAAGTCGCAGAGAATACGATGACGGTGATCTGGGTCGCTATGGGCTCGGTCTGAAGACCGCATCGCTTTCACAGTGCAGGCGGCTCGAGGTGGTGAGCAGGGGAAATCGGCTCTCATCCCCAGTTGCTCGTGCCATCGATCTCGATTTCATCCAGGCAGTCGATGACTGGGTCACGCTGGATATCTCAGAGGAGCCTGAAGCTCTTGCCGCCGCTTCCCTGATCAAGGGAAACAGCGGTTCAGTGGTGGTGTGGCGCAAACTCGACCGCCTGCTGCCGGCGAAATCGCCGGAAGGCGGTTGGGCACGTCGACGGATCGAAGGACTGGGTCCCAAACTGGAGGCACACCTGTCGATGGTCTTCCACCGCTTCCTGTCCGGAGAGGCCGGCACGAAGATCAGCATTTCAGTGAACGACGTCGATCTTGAGCCCTGGGACCCCTTCTGCCGAGATGAGGCGGCAGCTGAGACGCTCGATGTCGATGAGTTCGAGATCGAGCACGGTGAGGTCTCCGACACCGTGACGCTTCGCCGCTACCTGCTTCCGCCGCGGGAGGATTTTTCTTCCCGCGAAGCATTCGAGCAGGCCTCAGGACCGGAAAAGTGGAATCGCCAGCAGGGTCTCTACATATACCGGGCCAACCGTCTGGTGCAGTGGGGAGGTTGGGCCGGTATCCGTACGATCGATGAGCACACGAAATCTGCACGTGCGTCCCTGGATTTCGGGACGAAGCTCGATGAGGCGTTCAACATCAACGTCGCCAAGATGCGGGTGAACCTTCCGGGCCAGCTCCGCAAGATGATGACCCGCCCCATCAATGAGCTGTGTATCGCGGCGGACGCAGCCTATCGACGGAGCAGTCCGCGGATCGTCACCGAGATCTCGGAGGCCCCCAAGAAGCCTTTCGCGCTCGGCGGGGATGAGTCAGGGGCCGCCATCGGCCTGGCCCTGCGCACGGCCGCCGCGCGCACCGGGAACTTCGAGGCCTTGGAGGCAATCTCCTCGCTGATCAGGTCCGAGATGCCGGAACTCGCCAGACACCTCGGTTTCGACTAG
- a CDS encoding DUF6339 family protein, with translation MRVASEMLELDVEQCSSLATATHPKAYPPPVVTQLPTAGVLRNIRSGVLSIAEEHGFPHRRKDKDPSLSAFDVKVGNFLLNSLSISPADAGMEETWNFLTLVLMPDVAAWRFQNPTKNPEYDRWLGRPRNVFRKAWWRAYCLGPDLNATLGEDEGVNIMERPTFGRNPSLARAIARAHNEFSGKYTLARSELLRLVMVQLGKISSIVNLDSLPEGKMIKLVNNTYRATADKFEATVNS, from the coding sequence GTGCGCGTCGCCTCGGAGATGCTGGAACTCGATGTCGAGCAGTGTTCTTCACTGGCCACCGCCACTCACCCGAAGGCTTACCCTCCACCGGTTGTGACCCAACTTCCTACTGCAGGTGTCCTGCGGAACATCCGATCCGGTGTGCTCTCCATCGCGGAGGAACATGGATTCCCGCACAGAAGGAAGGACAAGGATCCCTCGCTGTCTGCATTCGACGTGAAGGTGGGGAATTTCCTTCTCAATTCTCTGTCGATTTCCCCGGCGGATGCAGGAATGGAGGAAACATGGAATTTTCTGACCCTGGTGCTGATGCCGGATGTGGCCGCTTGGCGTTTCCAGAACCCGACCAAGAACCCCGAGTATGATCGTTGGCTCGGGCGACCGCGAAACGTCTTCCGCAAGGCCTGGTGGCGTGCGTACTGCCTGGGTCCTGACCTGAATGCAACCCTCGGTGAGGACGAGGGTGTCAACATCATGGAACGACCGACTTTCGGCCGCAACCCGTCACTTGCACGCGCGATCGCTCGTGCTCACAACGAGTTCAGCGGCAAGTACACTCTCGCCAGGTCAGAGCTTCTGCGGTTGGTGATGGTCCAGCTCGGCAAGATCTCCTCCATCGTCAACCTCGATTCCTTGCCGGAAGGCAAGATGATTAAGCTTGTCAACAATACCTACCGCGCTACCGCTGACAAGTTCGAGGCGACCGTCAACAGCTGA